The region TTGCGTGCGGGTGTAGAGCGTGACGTTGGGGTAAATGTGGCTCTCCTCGCCGATTTCGCAGTGGTCGCCAACGACCACTCCGGGGTGGAGCACCACACGGGGGCCGACCAGGGTGGCGGCGCCGATCACACAACGGGCTCCCACATGGGCCGAGGGATGAATCGACGCCGAGGGGTCCACGGCGGCGGTTGGATGAATGCCGGGCGGAATGGCCGGTTCGGGAAAGAACAGCGGCAAGATCTTGGCAAACGCGATGCGAGCGTTCTTGACCTGGATGACGATCTTCTTTTCGGATTTGAACGCGCCATCGACCATGATTCCGGCGGCGGCGCTGCGTTCGGCTCGATCGAAGTAGGTCTGGTTCTCGGCGAAGGTGAGGTCCCCTGGCCGGGCGGACCCTGCGGGGGCGAACCCGGTGAATACGAAGGCGGGATCCCCGCGCACTTCGCCATCGAGATGGCGGGCGATTTCAGCGGCGGAAAGAGGCATCATGGGAGTGGGCTTAAGCATCAACATCCCCGGCGGGAGGCCACCGCGTTGCGTTCGCCGAGGGTTAAGATCTTGGGTGACCAGGAGGAGGCTCGTGGAGAGTCGATCCAGGCGAAACTCATGATGGTCAACCGGTCACCCGTTTGTCCCAGGTGCGCGGTGGCGCCATTGAGGATGATTTCGCCGGAACTCGGCTTTCCGGGGATGGCGTAAGTCTCGAAT is a window of Verrucomicrobiota bacterium DNA encoding:
- a CDS encoding UDP-3-O-(3-hydroxymyristoyl)glucosamine N-acyltransferase, whose protein sequence is MLMLKPTPMMPLSAAEIARHLDGEVRGDPAFVFTGFAPAGSARPGDLTFAENQTYFDRAERSAAAGIMVDGAFKSEKKIVIQVKNARIAFAKILPLFFPEPAIPPGIHPTAAVDPSASIHPSAHVGARCVIGAATLVGPRVVLHPGVVVGDHCEIGEESHIYPNVTLYTRTQ
- a CDS encoding aspartate 1-decarboxylase — encoded protein: MQIQILKSKIHRATVTEASLDYEGSLTIDSELMNLTGLVPHERILVSNLANGERFETYAIPGKPSSGEIILNGATAHLGQTGDRLTIMSFAWIDSPRASSWSPKILTLGERNAVASRRGC